One Bacteroidota bacterium genomic region harbors:
- a CDS encoding sugar MFS transporter: MHENKNHTAAFIIVTGLFFMWGFMTVLNDILIPYLKGVFDLNHTQAMFIQFAFFGAYFIGSLIYFIISVNYGDPISKIGYKNGIIIGLLISATGSALFYPAAHFLIYGFFLSALFVMGLGFTILQIAANPYVAILGSEKTASSRLNLSQGFNSLGTTIGPLIGGYLIFKYFVGGDINGADAVQVPYLFFTGIFILLAVLIKLSDLPRLTKDETLEKGLSVLKHKHLIFGIIAIFMYVGGEVSIGSILISYLGLENIAGLDSSEASKFVAFYWGGLMIGRFMGAISLSKMKNIALKYLSMIGIPVIAFLVILYFNDLRTAAIYSIFLMINFIGFLIGKSLPNRTLFVFAFISVILLVTALLTNGVVAMWAVIGIGLFNSIMWSNIFTLAIAGIGKYTSQGSSLLVMAILGGALVPVFQGMMADAYGVHLSFIVPIFCYLYIAFYGLKGYILKSEKSI, encoded by the coding sequence ATGCACGAAAATAAGAATCATACAGCAGCCTTTATTATTGTTACCGGACTCTTTTTCATGTGGGGTTTCATGACAGTTTTAAATGATATTCTCATTCCATATTTGAAAGGAGTTTTTGATTTAAATCACACGCAGGCCATGTTTATCCAGTTTGCTTTTTTTGGTGCCTATTTTATTGGCTCGCTTATTTATTTTATCATTTCGGTGAATTATGGCGATCCGATTAGCAAGATTGGCTATAAAAACGGGATTATAATTGGATTGCTGATTTCAGCAACAGGTAGTGCGCTATTTTATCCAGCAGCTCATTTTTTGATATATGGATTTTTTCTGTCAGCATTGTTTGTGATGGGCTTAGGATTTACAATTTTGCAGATTGCTGCTAATCCCTATGTGGCTATTTTGGGATCAGAAAAAACGGCTTCAAGCCGGTTGAACCTTTCACAGGGATTTAATTCTCTTGGAACAACCATCGGGCCACTCATTGGTGGATACTTAATTTTTAAGTATTTTGTCGGAGGTGATATTAATGGAGCAGATGCAGTTCAGGTTCCTTACTTATTCTTTACAGGAATATTTATTTTATTGGCAGTTTTAATAAAACTGTCTGATTTACCTCGGCTCACTAAAGATGAAACGCTTGAAAAAGGGCTCAGTGTTTTAAAGCACAAACACTTGATATTTGGAATTATTGCCATATTCATGTATGTTGGAGGAGAGGTGAGTATTGGCAGTATTTTAATCAGTTATTTAGGATTGGAAAATATTGCAGGTTTAGATTCGTCGGAGGCAAGTAAGTTTGTGGCTTTTTATTGGGGTGGATTGATGATTGGGCGATTTATGGGAGCAATCTCATTGAGTAAAATGAAAAATATAGCCCTAAAATACCTAAGCATGATAGGAATTCCGGTCATTGCGTTTTTGGTCATTCTTTATTTTAATGATCTTCGAACAGCCGCTATCTATTCAATCTTTCTTATGATCAATTTTATCGGATTTTTAATTGGGAAATCATTGCCCAACCGAACCCTTTTTGTCTTTGCCTTTATCTCGGTAATATTATTGGTAACCGCTTTACTAACGAACGGCGTAGTTGCCATGTGGGCGGTAATCGGGATAGGGTTGTTCAATTCAATTATGTGGTCGAATATTTTTACTTTGGCAATAGCAGGTATAGGTAAATATACAAGCCAGGGCTCATCCTTGCTCGTTATGGCGATTCTTGGCGGTGCTTTGGTCCCGGTATTTCAAGGAATGATGGCAGATGCCTATGGTGTTCATCTTTCATTTATTGTTCCAATATTTTGTTATCTGTATATTGCCTTTTATGGATTAAAAGGATATATTCTGAAATCTGAAAAATCAATTTAA
- a CDS encoding DUF4981 domain-containing protein — protein MQKEFLTILLIPSFLICFAQEQSPDWENPQVIGKNKLAPHAFFVPFESLEKALKLDHEGSAYYKSLNGKWKFKWSPKPADRPLDFYKTGFDISNWDEIDVPANWELKGYGIPIYVNQPYEFTTDPKPPQIPHDNNPVGSYLTSFSIPKDWKGREVILHFGAVKSAMYIWVNGKMVGYSQGSKLPAEFNITQYLQKEVNTLAVEVYRWSDGSYLECQDFWRISGIERDVFLYAIPEVHIRDFFANATLAENYEDGILNLDVEVFNQIHTNTGKEYVIEALVYDQSNKLVKSSDQRFVQGEGPKNSLNIKIEMGKVKRWSAEDPNLYVLGLQLKDRKGKVIEQTACKIGFRKSEIKNGQLLINGQAIYLKGVNRHEHDEFTGHVISKESMLKDIQLMKQFNINAVRTSHYPNDPYWYELCDQYGIYLIDEANIESHGMGYRPERTLGNNPLWEMAHLDRVQRMVHRDKNHPSIIIWSMGNEAGDGVNFVKCSEWIHEFDPSRPVHYERALLNKHVDIYSPMYSSIQSIEQYAKTYTDRPLILCEYAHSMGNSTGNLQDYWDVIEKYDRLQGGFIWDWVDQGLAEIDKNGLKYWTYGGDYGPEDVPSDGNFVINGIVSADRTPHPALWEVKKVYQNIGFRLEDASKGKFFVKNKFSFITLDKHIFRWEIIENGLKIQEGNFEVKGLNPGSESALNINFDKIQFRKDKEYFINFYALTSIATELVPLNHEVAKAQFLLPFGQYTNHSKPSAEKLVASRTEDDLIIQGINFTITFDNLEGKLRSYVINGKELFRSGPEPNFWRAPNDNDFGNRMDQRCAVWRNAGEHRLLIDAQITSVNTSDYKITYEFGLLDVKSKLTTSYIISPSGEIMVENSFMPGIKGLTELPRFGMKMILPVASELIEYYGRGPQENYCDRNTAAFVGNYKSNVTEQYFPYVRPQENGYKTDVRSIKIVNDRGYGIEFIGEPTLGFSALHYSIDDLDQLTKQNYKHLNDLNPREETYLNLDYKQMGVGGDDSWGARPHDQYQLFAAPYNFKFRIRPISNLISN, from the coding sequence ATGCAAAAAGAGTTCTTAACCATCTTATTAATCCCGTCATTTCTGATATGCTTCGCTCAAGAGCAATCACCTGATTGGGAAAATCCTCAGGTTATTGGTAAAAATAAATTGGCTCCTCATGCATTTTTTGTTCCATTTGAGTCACTGGAAAAAGCATTAAAATTAGATCATGAAGGATCGGCCTATTATAAATCGCTGAATGGGAAATGGAAATTCAAATGGTCACCGAAACCGGCCGATCGACCGCTTGATTTTTATAAAACCGGGTTTGATATTTCTAATTGGGACGAAATCGATGTGCCCGCTAACTGGGAGTTGAAAGGCTATGGGATTCCCATATATGTTAATCAACCATATGAATTTACTACGGATCCAAAACCTCCTCAAATTCCTCATGATAATAATCCAGTGGGTTCTTATCTTACAAGTTTTAGCATCCCTAAAGATTGGAAAGGAAGAGAGGTTATTCTTCATTTTGGTGCCGTAAAATCGGCTATGTATATCTGGGTTAATGGCAAAATGGTTGGGTATAGTCAGGGCAGTAAATTACCGGCCGAATTCAATATTACCCAATATTTGCAAAAGGAAGTAAATACGCTTGCTGTGGAAGTTTACCGCTGGTCGGATGGGAGCTATTTAGAATGTCAGGATTTTTGGAGGATCAGTGGAATAGAAAGGGATGTTTTTTTATATGCAATCCCGGAAGTTCATATCCGTGATTTTTTTGCAAATGCTACTTTAGCTGAAAATTATGAGGATGGGATTTTAAATCTGGATGTGGAGGTATTCAATCAAATACATACCAATACTGGCAAAGAGTATGTCATAGAAGCATTGGTTTACGATCAATCAAATAAACTGGTTAAAAGTTCAGATCAAAGATTTGTTCAGGGAGAAGGCCCAAAAAATAGCTTAAACATCAAAATAGAGATGGGTAAGGTTAAAAGATGGAGTGCCGAAGATCCGAATTTGTATGTTTTGGGATTGCAGCTTAAAGATCGTAAAGGCAAAGTTATTGAACAAACCGCCTGTAAAATTGGATTTAGAAAATCTGAGATAAAAAATGGTCAGCTATTGATAAACGGCCAAGCAATTTACTTGAAAGGGGTAAACCGTCATGAGCACGACGAATTTACCGGGCATGTGATTTCAAAAGAATCAATGCTTAAAGACATTCAATTGATGAAACAATTCAATATTAACGCAGTTCGTACCAGCCATTACCCTAACGATCCTTATTGGTACGAACTATGCGATCAGTATGGAATTTATCTTATCGATGAAGCCAATATCGAATCACACGGCATGGGTTATCGTCCTGAAAGGACACTTGGAAATAATCCGCTTTGGGAAATGGCTCATTTGGATCGGGTTCAAAGAATGGTTCACCGCGATAAAAATCATCCGTCCATCATCATCTGGTCAATGGGAAATGAAGCCGGCGATGGCGTAAATTTTGTAAAATGTTCAGAATGGATTCATGAGTTTGATCCATCGCGTCCGGTTCATTATGAGCGGGCATTATTGAACAAACATGTTGATATTTACAGTCCGATGTATTCATCCATTCAATCCATTGAACAGTACGCAAAAACTTATACTGATCGACCCCTGATCTTATGTGAATATGCCCATTCGATGGGGAATAGCACAGGGAATTTGCAGGACTATTGGGATGTGATCGAAAAATATGATCGGCTTCAGGGTGGCTTTATTTGGGATTGGGTTGATCAGGGATTGGCCGAAATCGATAAAAATGGGCTTAAATACTGGACTTACGGTGGAGATTATGGTCCGGAAGATGTTCCCAGTGATGGCAATTTCGTGATCAATGGTATCGTTTCTGCTGATCGGACACCTCATCCAGCCTTGTGGGAGGTAAAAAAAGTGTATCAAAATATTGGGTTTAGGCTTGAGGATGCTTCAAAAGGCAAATTTTTTGTCAAAAACAAGTTCTCATTTATCACTCTTGATAAGCATATTTTCAGATGGGAAATCATTGAAAATGGTCTGAAAATACAAGAAGGTAATTTCGAGGTTAAAGGCCTGAACCCTGGGTCTGAATCTGCTCTAAATATAAATTTTGATAAAATTCAATTCAGGAAAGACAAAGAATACTTCATAAATTTCTATGCACTGACAAGCATCGCCACTGAATTAGTACCTTTAAATCATGAAGTTGCAAAAGCTCAGTTTTTATTGCCTTTTGGACAATATACAAACCATTCAAAACCTTCAGCCGAAAAGTTGGTAGCTAGTCGAACCGAAGATGATCTTATTATTCAGGGAATAAACTTTACCATTACTTTTGATAACCTTGAAGGGAAACTTCGTTCGTATGTCATCAATGGGAAGGAATTATTTAGGAGCGGTCCGGAACCAAATTTTTGGAGAGCTCCAAACGACAATGATTTTGGGAACCGCATGGATCAACGATGTGCGGTATGGCGAAATGCCGGTGAACATCGATTGCTGATCGATGCACAAATAACCTCTGTAAATACATCCGATTATAAAATAACATATGAGTTTGGGTTACTGGATGTGAAATCTAAATTAACGACATCGTATATTATTTCTCCTTCCGGAGAAATAATGGTTGAAAATTCATTTATGCCCGGCATTAAAGGATTGACTGAATTGCCACGCTTTGGCATGAAAATGATCTTGCCTGTGGCTTCCGAACTAATTGAATATTATGGAAGAGGTCCTCAGGAGAATTACTGCGACCGAAATACGGCAGCCTTTGTTGGGAATTATAAAAGCAATGTTACCGAACAATATTTCCCCTATGTACGACCGCAGGAGAATGGTTATAAAACGGATGTTCGGTCCATTAAAATAGTAAATGATCGGGGTTATGGAATTGAATTTATCGGTGAGCCAACTTTGGGTTTTTCAGCTTTACATTATTCAATTGATGATTTGGATCAGTTGACGAAGCAAAACTACAAACATCTGAATGATTTAAATCCAAGGGAAGAAACATACTTAAATCTAGATTATAAACAAATGGGTGTGGGAGGTGATGATAGTTGGGGGGCTAGGCCTCACGATCAATATCAACTATTTGCTGCACCTTATAATTTTAAATTCCGTATTCGACCTATATCTAATTTAATAAGTAATTAA
- a CDS encoding aminoglycoside phosphotransferase family protein — MDNKRVIEIASLFLPNKNIKSAKSYGGGHINDTFLIGIAESDKRFILQKINKNVFKTPEHVVHNIELYLNHLHQKNEFQLKTFKTSDEKPYVIDENRDFWRMYNYIENSISYFVIEKEEHAFQAAKAFGKMQRLCLDLNTNDFFDPIPDFHDLNKRYLKFDKVLELSKKERRQNADKEILFVQDQRRISDLITDLTISGELPKRITHNDTKLNNVLLDAKTGEGICVIDLDTLMPGLVLYDFGDMVRTFTSPVPEDETDSSKVILRKEVFSALSRGYLSELSNVLTITEKNQLINGAKYMILIIGLRFLTDYLENDVYFKTAYDEHNLVRARNQFALLADLLKNEEELINIIESYF, encoded by the coding sequence ATGGATAACAAAAGAGTCATTGAAATAGCATCTTTATTTTTGCCAAATAAAAATATCAAATCAGCTAAATCATATGGCGGTGGGCATATTAATGATACTTTTTTGATCGGGATTGCGGAAAGTGACAAAAGATTCATACTTCAAAAAATCAATAAAAATGTTTTTAAAACCCCTGAACATGTTGTTCATAACATAGAGTTGTATTTAAATCACCTTCATCAAAAAAATGAATTTCAATTAAAAACATTTAAAACGTCGGATGAGAAACCTTATGTCATTGATGAGAATAGGGATTTTTGGCGCATGTATAATTATATTGAAAATTCAATTTCCTATTTTGTAATCGAAAAGGAAGAGCATGCATTTCAGGCAGCAAAAGCTTTCGGTAAAATGCAAAGGCTTTGCCTCGATCTGAATACTAATGATTTTTTTGATCCCATCCCCGATTTTCACGATTTAAACAAAAGATATCTGAAGTTTGATAAAGTGCTGGAATTGTCAAAAAAAGAAAGACGACAAAATGCCGATAAAGAAATTTTATTTGTACAGGACCAGCGTAGAATTTCGGATTTAATCACTGATTTAACTATTTCAGGGGAGCTTCCTAAGCGCATTACGCACAACGACACCAAGTTAAATAATGTGCTGCTTGATGCGAAAACGGGGGAAGGAATTTGCGTGATTGATCTGGACACCTTAATGCCCGGATTGGTACTTTATGATTTTGGCGATATGGTCAGGACTTTTACGAGCCCTGTTCCTGAAGACGAAACAGACAGCTCTAAAGTTATCCTCCGTAAAGAAGTGTTTTCTGCTTTAAGCAGAGGTTACCTATCAGAGTTATCAAATGTGCTGACAATAACAGAGAAGAACCAGCTGATTAATGGGGCAAAATACATGATCCTCATAATCGGTTTGCGCTTCCTGACTGATTATCTGGAGAATGATGTTTATTTTAAAACCGCTTACGACGAACACAATCTGGTAAGGGCAAGAAATCAATTTGCATTGCTTGCTGATTTATTAAAAAATGAAGAAGAATTAATAAACATAATAGAATCATATTTTTAA
- a CDS encoding nucleotidyltransferase encodes MKPTLLILAAGLGSRYGGIKQMDKIGPSGESIIDYSIFDAIRAGFGKVVFVINKKIERDFIEIFEPKLKGKILTEYVLQEIEKLPNGFICPADREKPWGTAHAILAAKDKINEPFTVINADDFYGANAYKTVIDYFKKISPESNEYCMVGYQLGNTITEHGSVSRGVCIVDKDNFLLRVDEQTKIQKTHDAIGYYEDETDWVKLHANTTVSMNIWGFTPGFFSFLEKGFVKFLSEQINVPKSEYFIPTEVTHLIKTNQARVKVLESDAKWFGVTYQEDKAFVIESINELVNQNIYPDNLWR; translated from the coding sequence ATGAAACCAACACTATTAATACTTGCTGCCGGATTGGGAAGTCGTTACGGTGGCATAAAACAGATGGATAAAATTGGTCCTTCAGGTGAAAGCATTATTGATTACTCAATTTTTGATGCGATCAGAGCCGGTTTTGGAAAGGTGGTTTTTGTGATCAATAAAAAAATTGAAAGAGATTTTATCGAGATTTTTGAACCAAAACTGAAAGGAAAGATACTAACTGAGTATGTTCTTCAGGAGATTGAAAAATTGCCCAATGGATTTATTTGTCCGGCTGATAGAGAAAAACCTTGGGGTACGGCTCACGCGATATTAGCTGCAAAAGATAAGATCAATGAACCTTTTACCGTGATCAATGCCGATGATTTTTATGGAGCAAATGCATATAAAACCGTAATTGATTATTTCAAGAAAATCAGTCCTGAAAGTAATGAATATTGCATGGTTGGATATCAATTGGGAAATACCATCACCGAGCATGGTTCCGTTTCGAGAGGCGTATGTATTGTTGATAAGGATAATTTTTTGTTGAGGGTTGATGAGCAAACAAAAATTCAAAAAACCCATGATGCAATCGGATATTATGAAGATGAAACAGATTGGGTAAAGCTTCATGCAAATACAACAGTTTCAATGAATATCTGGGGATTCACACCCGGGTTTTTCTCTTTTCTTGAAAAAGGATTCGTAAAGTTTTTAAGTGAACAGATTAATGTTCCTAAATCTGAATACTTTATCCCAACAGAGGTTACCCATTTAATAAAAACCAATCAAGCACGAGTGAAAGTTTTGGAGAGCGATGCAAAGTGGTTTGGTGTAACTTATCAGGAAGATAAAGCTTTTGTGATCGAAAGCATTAACGAATTGGTAAATCAAAATATTTATCCGGATAATTTGTGGAGATAA
- a CDS encoding sugar MFS transporter: MSNIKQNKNSYVLSISIIGALFFIFGFVTWLNATLIPYLKIACELSTDAEAYLVTSAFYISYFVMALPSSWVLKKIGFKNGMSLGLFVMAIGSLVFIPAALSRTYGLFLTGLFIQGTGLSILQTAANPYVTILGPIESAAKRISIMGIANKVAGIISPLILGVIVLDGIDNLVENLKVMTLSEKAIELDQLAERVILPYIIMAIVLVVLSILLKFIALPDINEEEEVKDITRKKESIFQHTYLWLGVLALFLYVGAEVIAVDTLIGYGKFLGFDFSTAKFFASFTLGGMVFGYILGILLIPKYLKQEKALKYSAILGVLFSIAAILSSGYISVTAIALLGFANAIMWPAIWPLAIAGLGKYTKIGSAFLIMAIAGGAILTLLYGTLSDMPAIGAQKAYLLLIPCYLFILYFATKGHLIGKSKK, encoded by the coding sequence ATGAGCAACATCAAACAAAACAAGAATTCATATGTTTTATCAATTTCAATTATAGGGGCATTGTTCTTTATTTTTGGATTTGTAACCTGGTTGAACGCAACCTTGATTCCCTATTTGAAAATTGCCTGCGAATTAAGTACAGATGCAGAAGCCTATTTGGTTACCTCTGCTTTTTATATTTCATACTTTGTGATGGCATTGCCATCTTCATGGGTTTTAAAAAAGATTGGTTTTAAAAATGGGATGTCGCTTGGATTGTTTGTAATGGCCATTGGATCATTGGTATTTATTCCTGCTGCACTGTCGCGAACCTATGGTTTGTTTTTAACGGGTCTTTTTATTCAAGGTACCGGACTGTCAATACTTCAAACAGCAGCAAATCCATACGTTACCATCTTAGGGCCTATTGAAAGTGCCGCTAAACGAATCAGCATTATGGGTATTGCCAATAAAGTTGCAGGCATTATAAGTCCACTCATTTTGGGGGTAATTGTTTTAGACGGGATAGATAATCTGGTTGAAAACCTTAAGGTAATGACTCTTTCCGAAAAAGCAATTGAACTGGATCAACTTGCCGAAAGGGTGATTCTTCCTTATATAATAATGGCAATTGTATTGGTAGTGCTTTCAATCCTTCTAAAATTTATCGCTCTGCCTGATATTAATGAAGAGGAAGAAGTTAAAGATATAACCAGGAAAAAAGAAAGCATATTTCAACACACCTATTTATGGCTTGGTGTATTGGCCTTATTTTTATATGTTGGTGCAGAAGTAATAGCTGTTGATACCCTAATTGGGTATGGTAAATTTCTAGGATTTGATTTTTCCACAGCAAAATTCTTTGCCTCATTTACTTTGGGAGGAATGGTGTTTGGATATATTTTAGGAATATTATTAATACCTAAATATTTGAAGCAGGAAAAAGCTTTGAAATATTCTGCCATACTGGGTGTTTTATTTTCGATTGCAGCCATACTATCTTCCGGGTATATTTCTGTTACAGCAATTGCATTGCTCGGATTTGCAAATGCCATCATGTGGCCCGCAATTTGGCCCTTGGCTATTGCCGGACTTGGGAAATACACAAAAATTGGTTCTGCATTTTTGATCATGGCAATAGCTGGAGGAGCGATTTTGACTCTGCTTTATGGAACATTATCAGATATGCCTGCGATTGGAGCACAAAAAGCTTATTTATTATTGATTCCATGTTATTTATTCATTTTATATTTTGCAACAAAAGGTCATTTGATTGGGAAAAGTAAGAAGTAG
- the nagB gene encoding glucosamine-6-phosphate deaminase translates to MTKDDELICRFEKIPTEIFEDAYQASVRIAKKIGDSIIEKQKEGRTIVLGLATGSTPVGIYAELVRLHKIEGLSFKNVITFNLDEYYPMDPKALQSYVRFMHEYLFDHIDIDPKNINIPDGTIKEDDVYEYCKNYEAKIDAYGGIDIQLLGIGRTGHIGFNEPGSPINSMTRRITLDHLTITDAASDFYGEQYVPKTAITMGVGSIMKAKKIILLAWGEAKSYIIQKAVEGEITKLIPATFLQEHPNAQIILDKAAAAELTRIKTPWLVEDCDWNNKLIRKAVVWLCQILEKPILKLTDRDYNDNGMGALVTKHGPAYNINIKVFNDLQHTITGWPGGKPNADDSNRPERAKPFPKKVLVFSPHPDDDVISMGGTLSRLVEQGNEVHVVYQTSGSIAVFDDDAIRYLDFVRDYDKIFEVGCSKSDDVYNKTLNFILNKAPGQVDSKEIQDVKASVRRGEARSACRFTKILDENIHFLDMPFYETGKVKKKPLGEEDVRLTMDIIRKIKPDQIYAAGDLSDPHGTHRVCMNAIMEAIDRLKNEKWMKECYVWLYRGAWQEWDIDQVDMAVPLSPDEVVIKRRAIFKHQSQKDRPLYPGHDAREFWKRAEDRNHATAEMYDKLGMAEYQAIEVFAKYKLK, encoded by the coding sequence ATGACGAAAGATGATGAATTAATTTGCAGATTTGAAAAAATTCCAACCGAAATATTTGAAGATGCCTATCAGGCTTCGGTTAGAATTGCAAAAAAAATCGGTGATTCAATTATTGAAAAGCAAAAAGAGGGCAGGACAATTGTTCTGGGTTTGGCCACCGGATCAACTCCTGTAGGAATATATGCCGAATTGGTGAGATTACATAAAATAGAAGGATTAAGCTTCAAAAATGTAATCACTTTTAATTTGGATGAATATTATCCAATGGACCCGAAAGCATTGCAAAGTTATGTGCGCTTTATGCACGAATATCTTTTTGACCATATCGATATCGACCCAAAAAATATTAATATTCCTGATGGAACAATAAAAGAGGATGATGTTTATGAATATTGTAAAAATTATGAGGCAAAAATTGATGCTTATGGCGGAATAGATATTCAATTACTTGGAATTGGACGAACCGGACATATTGGGTTTAACGAACCAGGATCCCCGATCAATTCAATGACTCGCCGGATTACGCTCGATCATCTGACCATCACCGATGCGGCTTCCGACTTCTATGGCGAACAATATGTTCCAAAAACAGCTATTACCATGGGTGTTGGAAGTATCATGAAAGCTAAAAAAATCATTTTACTTGCCTGGGGAGAAGCCAAGTCGTACATCATTCAAAAGGCGGTTGAGGGAGAAATAACAAAACTCATCCCTGCAACTTTCTTACAGGAACATCCCAATGCTCAAATTATTCTTGATAAAGCAGCAGCAGCTGAGTTAACACGCATAAAAACCCCTTGGTTGGTTGAGGATTGCGATTGGAACAATAAATTGATCCGTAAGGCTGTTGTTTGGCTTTGTCAAATATTAGAGAAACCGATTCTGAAGCTCACCGACAGGGATTATAATGATAATGGAATGGGGGCATTGGTAACCAAGCATGGACCTGCGTATAATATCAACATCAAAGTATTTAATGATTTACAGCATACCATTACCGGTTGGCCGGGTGGCAAGCCAAACGCTGATGATTCAAATCGTCCTGAACGAGCCAAGCCGTTTCCAAAAAAGGTCTTGGTTTTTAGTCCGCATCCTGATGATGACGTGATTTCGATGGGAGGAACCTTATCCCGCCTTGTTGAACAAGGGAATGAGGTTCATGTTGTTTACCAAACTTCCGGATCCATTGCTGTTTTTGATGATGATGCCATTCGCTATCTCGATTTTGTTCGCGATTATGACAAAATTTTTGAAGTAGGTTGTAGTAAATCAGATGATGTTTATAATAAGACCCTAAATTTTATTTTAAATAAGGCCCCCGGACAAGTTGACTCTAAAGAAATTCAGGATGTCAAAGCTTCAGTCCGGAGAGGTGAAGCACGCTCTGCTTGTCGTTTTACAAAAATTTTAGATGAAAATATTCATTTTCTGGATATGCCATTTTATGAAACCGGAAAGGTGAAGAAAAAACCACTTGGTGAGGAAGATGTCAGATTAACTATGGATATCATCAGAAAAATTAAACCCGATCAGATATACGCGGCCGGTGATTTATCCGATCCACATGGAACGCACAGGGTATGTATGAACGCCATTATGGAAGCCATCGATCGACTCAAAAATGAAAAGTGGATGAAAGAATGCTATGTCTGGTTATATCGTGGTGCTTGGCAGGAATGGGATATTGATCAGGTTGATATGGCCGTGCCTCTGAGCCCCGATGAAGTAGTAATCAAAAGAAGGGCTATTTTCAAGCATCAATCGCAAAAAGATCGCCCTCTATACCCGGGTCACGATGCCCGTGAATTTTGGAAAAGAGCTGAAGACAGAAATCACGCAACCGCTGAAATGTATGATAAACTGGGTATGGCAGAGTATCAGGCCATTGAAGTTTTTGCAAAATATAAACTCAAATAA